Proteins from a genomic interval of Tiliqua scincoides isolate rTilSci1 chromosome 11, rTilSci1.hap2, whole genome shotgun sequence:
- the LOC136662328 gene encoding matrix metalloproteinase-17-like: protein MQRFAGIAETGIPDDTTLALIRMPRCSLPDVITVVPEKLPLTRSRRRKRRKRRKSRGRRNAGSVWTKKNISWRVKTYPREAHLSRETMRALMYYALKVWSEATPLNFHEVGSYSADLSVEFLRLDHHDGYPFDGPGGMVAHAFFPGDPQRAGNVHFDSDEEWTFRSPDDFGTDLFAVAVHEFGHSLGLAHSPSKRSIMRPYYQGPVGDPLQYQLQMDDRLEIQKLYGSRVLHSTEKPEVTSLLPNLLSLPPDFPALRSGREFPDRCAANIDAVAQIRGETFFFKGQYFWRLTQGRHLTSLRPASITGFWRGLPSTLLKVDAVYERHTDHHILFFSGPLYWVFKDNGVEEGYPRPVTDFGLPQGGIDSAFSWPLDRKTYFFKGELHWCYDEATGHLVEGFPIDKAPWEQFPTSVDAVLSESDGTLFAFKGREYWKYDRQNFMPQAGYPRSIAKDWLDCTAELYPPMSMPTSPASGVELQPDLRGPQLEIERCVCFCSAVPAASSASLNGLLLALLALQGFA, encoded by the exons ATGCAGCGTTTTGCAGGCATTGCTGAGACTGGGATCCCAG ATGATACCACATTGGCTCTGATCCGGATGCCTCGCTGCTCCCTGCCGGATGTCATCACCGTTGTCCCGGAAAAGCTCCCTTTgacaaggagcaggaggaggaaacgGCGGAAGAGAAGGAAGAGTCGGGGCAGAAGGAATGCTGGCTCGGTTTGGACCAAAAAGAACATATCCTGGAG AGTGAAGACCTACCCCCGAGAAGCCCATCTCAGCCGAGAGACCATGCGTGCATTGATGTACTATGCCCTGAAAGTGTGGAGTGAGGCCACGCCCTTGAATTTCCACGAGGTGGGTAGCTACAGTGCCGACCTTTCTGTGGAGTTCCTTCGGCTGGACCACCACGACGGCTACCCTTTTGATGGGCCAGGCGGGATGGTGGCCCACGCCTTCTTCCCTGGAGACCCCCAGAGGGCTGGCAATGTCCATTTTGACAGTGATGAGGAATGGACCTTCCGTTCACCAG ATGACTTTGGCACTGATCTTTTTGCTGTGGCGGTCCATGAGTTTGGCCACAGCCTTGGCCTAGCACATTCCCCCTCCAAGCGCTCCATCATGCGCCCTTATTACCAGGGACCTGTTGGAGACCCACTGCAGTACCAGCTGCAGATGGATGACCGTCTGGAGATACAGAAGCTTTACG ggagcagagtTCTTCATTCCACAGAAAAACCAGAGGTAACTTCTCTGCTTCCCAATCTGCTCTCCCTGCCACCTGATTTTCCTGCCCTCAG GTCAGGGAGGGAATTTCCCGATCGCTGTGCTGCCAACATTGACGCTGTGGCTCAGATCAGAGGGGAGACGTTCTTTTTCAAAG GGCAATACTTCTGGCGCCTCACCCAAGGGCGACACCTCACCTCACTGCGCCCGGCCTCGATCACCGGCTTTTGGCGAGGGCTCCCTTCTACTCTCCTCAAGGTCGATGCTGTTTACGAGAGACACACCGATCACCACATCCTCTTCTTCAGCG GGCCCCTGTACTGGGTCTTTAAGGACAACGGTGTGGAAGAGGGTTACCCTCGCCCGGTCACAGACTTTGGTCTGCCCCAAGGGGGTATCGACAGTGCCTTTTCGTGGCCCTTAGACCGGAAAACCTATTTCTTCAAGGGAGAGCTCCACTGGTGCTACGACGAGGCTACAGGCCACTTGGTGGAAGGCTTCCCCATCGACAAGGCACCCTGGGAACAGTTCCCCACTTCTGTAGACGCGGTGCTGAGTGAGAGCGATG GAACGCTCTTTGCCTTTAAGGGCCGAGAGTACTGGAAGTACGACCGGCAGAACTTCATGCCTCAGGCAGGCTACCCTCGCTCCATAGCAAAGGACTGGCTGGACTGCACAGCTGAGCTCTATCCTCCCATGAGCATGCCCACCAGCCCAGCGTCAGGAGTGGAACTCCAGCCAGACCTGCGGGGTCCACAGCTGGAGATTGAGCGCTGCGTATGCTTCTGCTCAGCAGTTCCTGCTGCCTCATCTGCCTCGCTCAATGGCCTGCTGCTTGCTCTCCTGGCACTGCAAGGATTTGCCTGA
- the CAPG gene encoding macrophage-capping protein — protein sequence MYTAIPKSGSPFDASVREPGLHIWRVEKMKPVPIPGELKGIFYSGDSYLVLHNGPDEQSNVHIWIGQNSSRDEQGACALLSTHLSSSLKEKPIQYREVQGNESDVFMEYFPHGIKYQEGGVESAFHRTQPSQQSGPIHKLYQVKGKKNIRATAKDISWASFNTGDCFILDLGETIISWCGGKSNILERNKARDLAMAIRDSERKGKAKVEIVADGEEPAEMIAVLGPKPVLKEGSPEEDVVADQKNATAAVLYKVSDMTGKMSLTKVSGSSPFRQDQLITDDCFILDNGQCGKIYVWKGLKANEQEQRAALKVAEDFITQMKYPPNTQVEILPQGRESLLFKQFFTNWK from the exons ATGTACACAGCTATCCCAAAAAG CGGATCTCCCTTCGATGCATCGGTCAGGGAGCCAGGCCTACACATTTGGCGCGTGGAAAAAATGAAGCCGGTGCCCATTCCGGGAGAGCTGAAAGGCATCTTCTATTCCGGGGATTCTTACCTGGTTCTTCACAATGGACCAGACGAGCAATCCAATGTCCACATCTGGATTG GCCAGAACTCTTCCCGGGATGAGCAGGGAGCATGTGCTCTTCTCTCTACACACCTCAGCTCCTCCCTGAAGGAAAAACCCATCCAGTACCGGGAAGTGCAGGGTAATGAATCAGATGTTTTTATGGAGTATTTTCCCCATGGCATCAAATACCAG GAAGGAGGTGTGGAGTCTGCCTTTCACCGCACCCAGCCCAGCCAGCAGTCTGGCCCCATCCACAAACTCTACCAAGTCAAAGGGAAGAAGAATATCCGAGCCACTGCAAAGGACATCAGCTGGGCTAGTTTCAACACTGGCGATTGCTTCATCTTGGACCTGGGAGAA ACCATCATCAGCTGGTGTGGTGGGAAATCCAACATCCTGGAGCGCAACAAAGCCCGAGATTTAGCCATGGCAATTCGGGATAGCGAGAGGAAGGGGAAAGCCAAAGTGGAAATCGTGGCAGATGGTGAAGAACCGGCCGAAATGATAGCG GTTCTGGGCCCTAAACCAGTTCTGAAAGAGGGCAGTCCTGAAGAGGATGTCGTGGCTGATCAGAAAAATGCCACTGCAGCAGTATTGTATAAG GTTTCAGACATGACCGGTAAAATGAGCTTGACCAAGGTATCCGGGTCCAGCCCATTCCGCCAAGATCAGCTCATCACAGATGACTGTTTCATCCTGGACAACGGCCAGTGCGGCAAAATTTACGTTTGGAAAG GTCTCAAAGCCAACGAACAGGAACAGCGGGCGGCTTTGAAGGTGGCCGAGGACTTCATTACCCAGATGAAGTATCCCCCAAATACGCAG GTGGAGATCTTACCCCAGGGCCGTGAAAGTCTTCTCTTCAAGCAGTTCTTCACCAACTGGAAATGA